One part of the Lycium ferocissimum isolate CSIRO_LF1 chromosome 8, AGI_CSIRO_Lferr_CH_V1, whole genome shotgun sequence genome encodes these proteins:
- the LOC132067770 gene encoding inorganic pyrophosphatase TTM2-like has product MAKDTSNAESANRRAGLLKDQVRLVKRKNCDRYEIVSIPDNLSFEKGFFVVIRACQLLVSKNEGLIIIGVAGPSGAGKTIFTEKILSFMPSVAVISMDNYNDASRIVDGNFDDPRLTDYDTLLKNISDLKAGKPAEVPIYDFKSSSRVGFRTLEVPTSRILIIEGIYALSEKLRPSLDLRVSVTGGVHFDLVKRVLRDIQRAGQEPSEIIHQISETVYPMYKAFIEPDLKTAHIKIINKFNPFTGFQSPTYILKSSRNVEVDLIKSALSEEHTESTEQTYDIYLLPPGEDPETCQSYLRMRNKDGKYSLMFEEWVTDSPFVISPRISFEVSVKLLGGLMALGYTIAAILKRSSHVFSDEKVCVKIDWLEQLNRHYVQVQGRDRLIVKSVADKLGLEGSYTPRTYIEQIQLEKLVNEVMALPDDLKTKLSLDEDLVSSPKEALSRASADRVAWRNKNLRRGLSHSYANHREKNLSKIDTDSQRFDDRNTDSAATLANQGAVTHLSEQISTLNDRMDDFTSRMEELNSKLSSKRASPSTQSLALQAEACNGSGPTSYFISGLENGSLTGSIMPNSSSSSSLIPKESTLMEELSNVSRGQRQIMHQLDSLSNLLRDRLGEQSRQARTGKRRDIRDIDIDSIKVPLTVTLVVGGLGFFLFKSLQNRN; this is encoded by the exons ATGGCTAAAGATACTAGTAATGCTGAATCAGCTAATCGGAGAGCTGGTCTCTTAAAGGACCAGGTTCGACTAGTCAAGAGAAAGAACTGTGATCGATATGAAATCGTCTCGATACCTGATAACTTGTCATTTGAGAAAGGCTTCTTTGTTGTAATCCGTGCATGCCAATTGTTGGTTTCAAAGAATGAAGGATTGATAATAATTGGTGTTGCTGGTCCCTCCGGAGCAGGAAAGACTATATTTACTGAGAAAATACTTAGCTTCATGCCAAGTGTTGCAGTTATCTCAATGGATAATTACAATGATGCTAGTCGAATAGTTGATGGAAACTTCGATG ATCCACGACTTACAGACTATGATACATTGCTGAAAAACATCAGTGATCTAAAGGCCGGGAAGCCGGCTGAGGTTCCAATATATGATTTCAAATCTAGCTCTCGCGTAGGATTCAG GACTCTTGAAGTACCAACCTCCCGCATTTTGATTATTGAAGGTATCTATGCGTTGAGTGAAAAGTTGCGGCCTTCGCTGGATCTTCGTGTATCTGTGACAGGTGGAGTTCACTTTGATCTTGTAAAAAGGGTTTTACGGGATATACAACGTGCTGGGCAGGAACCCTCAGAGATAATCCATCAAATATCTGAAACG GTTTATCCAATGTACAAGGCTTTTATTGAACCTGATCTCAAGACTGCACATATAAAAATTATCAACAAATTTAATCCGTTTACTGGATTTCAGAGTCCTACATACATTCTTAAG TCTTCTAGGAATGTGGAAGTCGATCTAATCAAGTCTGCCTTATCTGAAGAACACACTGAAAGTACGGAGCAAACTTACGACATATACCTTCTGCCACCTGGTGAAGATCCAGAGACATGCCAATCATATCTGAGGATGAGAAATAAAGATGGAAAATACAGTCTCATGTTTGAG GAGTGGGTCACTGATTCACCATTTGTCATATCTCCGAGAATCAGTTTTGAAGTTAGTGTGAAGCTTCTTGGTGGATTGATGGCTTTGGGATACACAATTGCAGCAATACTCAAAAGAAGTAGTCACGTATTTTCTGATGAAAAGGTCTGCGTGAAAATTGATTGGCTAGAACAACTGAACCGGCATTATGTTCAG GTACAAGGAAGAGATCGCCTTATTGTAAAATCTGTTGCTGATAAGCTGGGACTGGAGGGTTCATACACTCCGCGTACATATATTGAGCAAATACAGCTAGAGAAGCTTGTGAATGAAGTAATG GCACTACCAGATGATTTGAAAACAAAGCTTAGCTTAGATGAAGATCTTGTCTCCAGCCCAAAAGAAGCTCTCTCTCGAGCCTCAGCAGATAGAGTAGCATGGAGAAATAAGAATTTAAGAAG ggGTTTGTCCCATTCGTACGCAAATCACAGAGAGAAAAATCTATCCAAGATTGATACTGATAGTCAGAGGTTTGATGACAGAAACACTGATTCAGCAGCAACATTAGCAAACCAG GGAGCTGTTACACATTTATCGGAGCAGATTTCTACCTTGAATGATCGGATGGATGACTTCACATCTAGAATGGAAGAACTTAATTCCAAGTTAAGCAGCAAAAGAGCTTCTCCGAGCACACAAAGTCTGGCTTTGCAAGCTGAAGCTTGTAATGGATCCGGCCCAACTTCTTACTTCATATCTGGTTTAGAAAATGGTTCCTTGACAGGATCCATCATGCCAAATTCGTCATCCTCCTCTTCTCTAATCCCAAAGGAGTCTACTCTGATGGAAGAG CTATCCAATGTTTCACGTGGACAACGCCAAATTATGCATCAGTTGGACAGTCTTAGCAATCTTCTCCGCGACAGACTGGGAGAACAATCACGGCAAGCAAGAACAGGCAAGAGAAGAGATATTCgtgatattgatattgattcGATCAAAGTACCTCTCACTGTAACCTTAGTAGTTGGTGGATTGGGGTTCTTTCTATTTAAGAGCCTACAAAACCGAAACTGA